In Vicia villosa cultivar HV-30 ecotype Madison, WI linkage group LG7, Vvil1.0, whole genome shotgun sequence, the DNA window TGATGTTGACGTTATTGGCCAActcgagagagaaaaaaaaagttttgtgaaagtttgatttttgaggttTGAAGAGTTTGAGTGTTTGGAATGAGAAAAATGAAGAATGGGAGAGGAGATGAGTCTAATGCGaatataacattaaatgcttccATAAGTGCATTTACGGAAGCTTCCATATGTGTATCTACGGAACAAAATCTTTAAACCAAAAAAGTACTTCCAGTAATACATCTACAGAAGCAAGGTCATTTTAAGAAATTTGCCGCATGATGCAAGAGAAAACCAAAAGGTGAGGTAAGATATTCTctttaaaaaataacaataattagtaattttttgatatacctaaaataaataaaaaataacaattaaaaagaTGAGGGAGGGCCTGAGTATATTTTATGGAATGAAATAAGTAATGTTTATCAAAACCAAATTTACTCACAAAATCACTACCAACTTTTTTATATTTCTCTCATTTTTTTGTTCGTATTACAAGTTATATTGGTGAACAATTTTCTCAAGCTTGCTATAAAAAATCTTGTTGTACTTACATTTGTTAAATCGCAATTTTCAAATTAGAAACTAAAAACGAAAAAATGGCGGGACCTGACCCCTCTCCTCCAACGCTCTTTCTTGCAAACTCCAAACTCGTTGCCGGAGCTCCCGTCGCCGGAAAATTCAGCCGCGGCGAATCTGGAGAAGAAGATACCACGCAGCACCACTCCGGTATCCCTTTCGCCATATCCCTCAACCTTCTCTCCGATTCTTGGAATTTCCAGCCCGATCGCTTTCTCCCTGTACGAACTTTCAGCTTCATAATTCTTACAATTCGAAGTTTATAAACTGAAAATgagattgaaaaataaaaattaaccgTAATTTGATATTCGATTTTCATAATGAACTTTATAATGAATGAACTTTATGCTTTTGATTCAACTTCTTCGGGTTAGTTTAGTTTCTTTACTCACAAATGATTTTAGAGTATATATTCAAATTGTGGTTAATTCAGACTGCAACAACCGCAATCAGCATCGCAACATCTGTAATAACCACTATTAATGTGTCCTTCAATAGATTAATGCATCAAGATTTTGTAATTCTTATAATTTGTGGACTTTTTCTGATAAGTAAACTAGGTTATGCATTTTCTTCTTAGGGACTAGAATGAGTTTTTACTCTACTTTAGTGTTTCTATTTATTTGAACATTTGTtaactttgatttgattgatatcTGGGCATGTAGTAGAGATGCTACCACCTTTTGTCATCGAATCTAAAGAGGAAAGAGCTATGGCAAGGCATTGTTCTAAGGGCATTGAACCAAGGATATCGGCTGAACATGTTATTCTTCTTGATACACAGGTTTTAACCATGATAACTTGATGCTCTAAatgttttcttcattttcttattTGTGTAATCACTTGATTCCTTGTATTTGTAGCCTGTATTCAGTGCTTCTGTTTTAGCTGAGATGATGGAACCTGATGGGTCTTCAACAATTTCGGTGATGAGTGGAGAATCTTTGTCAGCTGAATTGGCTCAAGAGATTATGGCTATTCAGGTAAACAGTGACTCCCGAGCAGAGAatactttttcaatgaaaatataatTCTGTGTATAAACTTCCAATCATGATCACAATTGTCCTTTTTTTAAACTTATTACCGACCGCTGTGTCTGATCAATTTGATCATGCTGGGATGCTAAAAAGAATCTTTCTAGCTTGCTGTTTTTCTAGCATCCACATGTCATATTCTGCTGGTGGTGTCAGACGGAGTCCATGATGACGACTTGTGGCATTTGATGACAACGGTATGTGCAATACTCTTAGTTTGCTTATGATATTTGCAGATGCTTCATTGTTGTGTTTGATGCCTGTGTCAACGGTATTGGTTTCATCTTATACTATTTAATGCATTGAAAAGGAATAACCATGCTGTGCTTGTTATAATATAGGCTGACTTGCTGAAGAGTGACATTTCAGACCCATCCTTACTGTCTTCTAGCTCAGGGCTTGTTGAGAAAGATAGCAAAGTTCCTGAAAGGGAATACACCGCCACTCCTGTTTTTGTACGCACAAAGTAAGAAATTTCTTTTTGCCTGAATATATTTGCAGAAAAGAATTGGCATAAATTAGTCATCAAATCGAAATATTTTTACAATCCGAAACAGATTGTAAGTTTACACTGTTTGACATTGTATGGATCCACTTCATTACCTAATAGAAATAAGGTTGTTGTATAATGAAGCACTCACATTAACTTTATGTTTACTAATACAGGCTAAGAGATCAAGAGTTGACTCCTAAAAATATTTTGCTACTGAGGAAGGAGCTCATGCAGTATTTCAAAACATCCTCTTTTGTTACAAAAACTACTAGAAACCATTCTGATGAGCAAGTTTCATCTTCTAATAGGGATACAGATTCTAACACGCTAAATTTGTTTACGATCCCatgtaaagaaaaaaaagaaaatcccAGAGCTGAGAGTTACATTTCTGCTCTAAGGAAAATACGAGATCAGGTAACTCTTTCTATCTCCATGCAAATGCCACATGTGCGGAATGAATATCCCATAAATACTTCCCTATATGATTTATTAAGTTTTTGTTGTTGCTGTAAATATATTACCTCCTTTCTTGCTGACCAGTTAGTATTAATAATCTATAGAATTTAGGACTTATTGTGATATGTTTTGTCAGATTTTATCAGTGAAGCAGTCATCTTTCATGAGACCCGTGTCTGAGCGTGAATGGCTAGAAAGTTCAGCCAAGATATGGGACCAGGTTAGAAACTCCTCAAAGATATCAGAATACTGTAGATCACTCCAAGATTCTGGTATGTATTGAACATAGAAATTTACTGAGGTTAGAACAATTCACTAATATCTTGTTGTAAATTGATCATACTCGTATATGAATCTCACATTTGCTGTGCTGATTTTATGGCTGATGAATACAATCCTATACCTAATCTCTTAAAAAAAGTTGGATGGTTCAGATATATTGTTTTGCTCATACTCAAAGTGATGTAAAATTTGGTGTGCTCTCATGCTGCTATCTTGACCTGCAGTCTTAGCTATTAGCATCAAGCAGAAATTACCATGAAAAACAGTCACAACTCAGGGCAGAAAATTATAGAAACAATGTCGATACTACAATTTGTGTCCTTGTTTTCTTGAAATAGAAACAAATGAATAATCTATAGAAGACATTTAACATATAAGGTAACCCCACAATACTAAATAATTATTTAGAGAAAAAGTTAAACACGAAAGACTATCTTTGGCAAATGGCACAAAAAATTGATAATTCAATAAGAATCCATTCTAAAGGAGCAGAAAACCAATGAATTTTTTAAAGTGAGAAACATACTCACAATGGATCTAGACCAGCCAAAGCTTAGATTCTTCTTATCAAAGACCATATGATAGCCGTATACTCTCGTCCAACGGTGATGAGACTGTGTTTGATGTAAGGTATGCAGTGGGATACCGTATACTCTCGTCCAACGGTGATGTATGTAGTCGTCGTAACCAGACTGTAATACAGCCAAACAACCCTGCACAACTATTTtgtatatcatcaaaatcataaaaaaGATAGGGAAATGATATTGGGAAGATAAAAGAGATTTCACAAGAAgaactattttaaattttaagaacAGAGTTTAAACAAAGTGAGAAAGAATTCCGAATAAGTCCTGCCTTTGCCAGCAAACTTGGGACTGAAATGCTTCCAGGTCCTAGCCCCAACAAATCATTAGGAGCAGCTCCTGCTAAAAAGTCTCCACCTTGTTTCCTACCGCAACTGCACTCATAAAAACTAATTATCTTCACCACACCACTAGAACTGAGGCAAATCAAACTCATGGCTTGTAATCTTTCTCAACGTATGAGAACTCTGAATGAACAAAATAATATGATAATGTTATACATTACTATACATACCCAAAAATGATAGAGGCTTGAACAGAATTCTTTGTTGCATTATTGGATGCCAAATGTAGTTTGTCTTCAATAAGAAATCCAGAACTTGTTGTATTATCATCTGAGGCGTAATCAGCAAAATAAGGACAAGGATCCTTGGAATGTTTGCAACTGGTATTTGGATTACACAACTGATGACTGCAAGGGAGATACCTGCTGGTGCTTGACAATGATGGACTATACTGATTGAAATCCCTATCCTGCATAAGAGATCCTCCCATATACGAGGGAGCATCTGTCAATCAATCATTGAAAACTACTAAATCTACTACCATTCTTATCAAAGAAGTCCAAACAAGAAAACTTATAGTATATTTTGGTCCCTAAATATAAGGGGCCCTTGATTAAAGGAATGCTTAATCCCAGAATCACCTATATTCACACGACAAATGATTCACAAAATGAAAATAGCATCCAAGTTaataaagaaaatcaagaaatacGAAA includes these proteins:
- the LOC131619120 gene encoding uncharacterized protein LOC131619120, which encodes MLPPFVIESKEERAMARHCSKGIEPRISAEHVILLDTQPVFSASVLAEMMEPDGSSTISVMSGESLSAELAQEIMAIQLAVFLASTCHILLVVSDGVHDDDLWHLMTTADLLKSDISDPSLLSSSSGLVEKDSKVPEREYTATPVFVRTKLRDQELTPKNILLLRKELMQYFKTSSFVTKTTRNHSDEQVSSSNRDTDSNTLNLFTIPCKEKKENPRAESYISALRKIRDQILSVKQSSFMRPVSEREWLESSAKIWDQVRNSSKISEYCRSLQDSVLAISIKQKLP